The genomic window GAAAATGTAATTGTTGATGAATGTGCATTTTCTTTGTCAACTACATGAGGCAAATACAGAAACACAATCCCTCTCAAAATGATTGGTTATTTACCTGAGAAAATCATGTATGAATACAACTGTATTGCTTGAACAGTCACTTACGTCTCTAACCCTGGTGCTGGACTCCTCCTTGTGGTGGTATTTAGTATTTGCAGACTTTGTCTTGTGTCCTCCAGTCAGCTCATCGAATGGCCCAGAGGTGTAATACTCACCACCCACTTTAATGCACTTTTTGGCACTTCCTGTAGAAAGACAACTAAATGTAGTCATACTCTCCCCTTTTGTTCTTAATATTTAAATTCATCCAATGAAACCTGATATGGTGTCTGTTGAGGTTCATTGGCTGACTGCAATCTAGATTAGATTAAAATCAACTTTAGTATCCCACCAGGGGGGAAATCATTTGGTTATGTGCTTCAAAAGAAAAAGTACATAATACATAAaaacatataataataataatacacaatCAAATTAAATATGGAAGTGCAATAAGCCACATATTTACAGCGCAACTGCAATGCATATTTACTGTGCACTCCTATAAACTCTCTATTGGCGCATAAATTGGTGCCGACAGTGAGGGCTGCCGTGCTTCTagctcttaggaaactttgcagtattttatttttgtatgtATTATATTTAACTTTATTAGCCCAGAAAATTGTTGGTGTTATTACAGAACTAATGGATATCAGAGCggtggtaactcaccagcactaccagcattatgaccaggaatatgactttcccgaatcGGATCCTTTGTTCTcaccccccagggcaattgaactgattccagaggccgacccaaaacactGCCTGCGGAGGAGAGGTACTCGGAGCggacttctagtccgacttaGGAGGCATGCACACCACACACTGCTTCAgagtatattacttgctaatgttcagtttctggataataaagttgacgcGCTCAGGGCGAGCAATTCTttccagagagacaacagagactgtaacatactctgtttcatggaaacatggcttaCTTGGGATATACTGTCTGAGTCCGTCCAGgcagttgggttctcagttcatcgcgcagacaggaataaatatctctccgggaagaagaaaggcggtgttgtttcatgattaacgactcatggtgtgattgtgataaaaTACAGGAActgaagtccttttgttcacccaacctagaatacctcatAATCAAATACCGACCGTATTATtaaccaagagaattctcttcagttatagtcacagccgtgtctatccccctcaagccgatgccacgacggccctcaaagaacttgactggacttcatacaaactggaaaccacatatcctgaggccgcatttattgtagctggggattttaacaaacaaATTTGAGAAAAAGGCTGGCAAATTTCTGTCAACACATTGACTAAAGTGCTCGTGCTGCTAAAACATtagaccactgctactccaacattcaggatgcctacaaggccctcccccgtcccacctttcggcaaatctgaccacgactccattttgctcctctcatcctataggcagaaactcaaacaggaagtacccgtgctaaggactattcaacgctgctctgaccaattggaatccacacttcaagattccttgatcacatggactgggatttgttccgggtagcctccgaGAAAAACATTGCTGAATATACTGATATGgcgactgagtttatcaggaagtgtatagcagatgttgtacccactgtgactattaaaacctaacctaatcagaaaccgtggatagatggcagcattcgcgcaaaactgaaagcgcaaaccaccgcaATTAAACATGGTGTAGTTATTGTCACGATCgttgtaaagaggagaccaaagcgcagcgtgattagaatacattcttcttttaatgaATGAAGAACacaaagaacacttaaacaaaaaacaacaaaacgaacgtgacgcTATGACAacgagtgcagacacaggcaactacacatagacaataacccacgaacgACAATACatcacaggctacctaaatatggttctcaatcagagacaacgacaaacacctgccactgattgagaaccatatcaggccaaaacacatagacaaacaaagaaatagacaaactagacatacaacatagaatgcccactcctatcacaccctgaccaaacaaaacatagaaacaaacaatgcaaatcatggtcagagtgtgacagtaacccccctaaggtgcggactccagccgcaaaacctaaacctataggggagggtctgggtgggcatctggccgcggtggcggctctggcacgGGAGGGCCTCTTCTAAAGGGCCTCTTTAGAGTGACGACCCTCGCGTCCAACCTTGGGCTTAAGACCCTAATTAaaggccccactggactgaggagcgcctttggactgaggggcagctctggactgaggagcagctccgAACTGAGGAGCCGCTccggactgaggagcagctccggactgaggggcagctccggactgaggagCCGCTCCGGACTGAGGAGCCGCTccggactgaggagcagctcaggacagacgggagactctagcagctcaggacagacgggagactctagcagctcaggacagacgggagactctagcagctcaggacagacgggagactctagcagctcaggacagacgggagactctagcagctcaggacagacggaagactctagcagctcgggacagacgggagactctggcggctcgggccagacgggagactctggcggctcgggccagacgggagactctggcggctcgggccagacgggagactctggcggctcgggccagacgggagactctggcggctcgggccagacgggagactctggcggctcaggacagacaagGCGCACTGTAGGCTTGGTGCGTGGTGccagcactggtggtactgggccgaggacactcACCTCAGGGCGAAGAACAGGGAGCACTGGGCTCTGgagacgcacaggaagcctggtgcgggggactgccaccggagggctgatgcgtggagatggcaccggatagaccggaccgtgaaggcacactggagatcttgagagcagggctggcaccatccgccctggctggatcctcacctggcagatgcggggagctgggatgtagcgcaccgggctaagcactcgtactggggacaccgtgcgctccaccgcataacatggtgcctgaccagtacaacgcccgccacggtaagcacggctCGGAGAACTGTAACgccgagctggcacaggacgtgcatgGCTAGGGAggcgcacaggaggcctggtgcatggggcTGGCACAGTCTTCACCAGACGGCTAGCACGCACCACAGGACAAGTATGAAGGGCTGACTCAGGTGACATCAAATCCCGACATGCTCCATCGGGCGGATGTCGTGCCTCAGGCACcaacacagcacctccctcataactctctcctccaatctccccattaactccttcactgtctctgcttcgctcacctccaattcCGCCCTGACCGGCTCTGGTTCCATCCTTGGCTCCTTACGGTAagcagggggagttggctcaggtctgactcctgactctgccacactctccctgtgccccacCCCAATACATTTTCGGGGCTGCCTCTCGGGGttccagccgcgctgccgtgctgcctcctcataccggcacctctctgctttcgctgcttccagctctgctttggggtggcgatattcccctggctgtgcccagggtcctttgccgtctagaatctcctcccaagtccatgagTCCTGCGTTCTTtggcgctgctgctgctggccgttaccatgctgcttggtccattgTAGATGGGTTATTCTGTCATGACCgttgtaaagaggagaccaaagcgcagcgtgattagaatacattcttcttttaatgaATGAAGAACACGAAGATCActtaaacaaaaaacaacaaaatgaacGTGACGCTATGACAacgagtgcagacacaggcaactacacatagacaataacccacgaacgACAATACATCACATGATACCTAAATATggtacccaatcagagacaacgacaaacacctgccactaattgagaaccatatcaggccaaaacacatagaaatagacaaactagacatacaacatagaatgcccactcctaTCACACCCTgcccaaacaaaacatagaaacaaacaacgcaaatCATGGTCAGATTGTGacagttattccctccgcaaggcaaacaAACGGGCAAAatatcagtatagagacaaagtggagtcgcatttcaacagctcagacacgagcaatatgtggcagggtctacagactacaaaaggaaaaccagacACATCGCTGACACCGGCGTCTTGCTTcgggacaagctaaacaccttcttcgcctgctttgaggataacacagtccCACCgacgctaccaaggactgtggtcTCCCCTTCTACGTgaccgacgtgagtaagacatttaagcgtgttaactctcgcaagacggccggcccagacggcatccctagccgcgttcCCAGAGCGCAGAcctgctggctggtgtgtttacacacatattcaatctctccctatcccagtctgctgtccccacatgcttcaagatggccaccattgttcctgtactcaagaaaccaaaggtaactgaactaaatgacaatcgccccgtagcactcacttctgtagtaattaagtgctttgagagactagtcaaggatcatatcacctctaccttacctgtcaccctagacccacttcaatttgcttaccgccccaagagatccacagacgatacaatcgccatcgcactgcactaGCCCATCTGGACAAGACGAATACctgtgtaagaatgctgttcattgactatagctcagcattcaacaccatagtaccctccaagctcatctttaagcttgaggccctgggtctgcaactgggtcctggacttcctgacgggcctccaccaggtggtgaaggtaggaaacaacacatccacttcactgatccgcaacactgtggccccactagggtgcgtgctcagccccctcctgtactccctgtacacccatgactgcgtgaccacgcacacttccaactcaatcatcaagttgcagatgacacaacagtagtaggcttgattatcaaAAATGACgatacagcctacagggaggctctgggagtgtggtgccaggaaaataacctctcactcaacgtcaacaaaacaaaggagatgatcgtggacttcaggaaacagcagagggatcacccccctatccacatcgatgggaccgcagtggagaatttggaaagcttcaagttcatcggtgtacacatcactgacaaactgaaatggtccacccacacagacagtgtgctgAAGatggcgcaacagcgcctcttcaacctcagaagactgaagaaatttgtcttggcacctaaaaccctcacaaacctttacagatgcacaattgagagcatcctgttgggctgtatcactgcctggaaccgcaactgcaccgcctgcaaccgcagggctctccagagggtggtgcggtctgcccaaagtatcaccgggggtaaactacctgccctccgggGCACCTACAGCACCAGATGCCACAGGAAGGCCagaaagataatcaaggacaacaaccacccgagcttCTGCTTGTTCatcctgctatcatccagaaggcgaggtcagtacaggtgcatcaaagctgggaccgagagaatgaaaaacagcttctatctcaaggccatcagactggtaaatagccatcactagcacattagaggctgctgcctatatacattgacttgaaatcactgtccactttaataaatggaacactagtcactttaataatgtttacatattttgcattactcatctcatatgtatatacggtattctattctattctaccatatcttagtctatgccgctctgacattgctcatccatatattcatatattcttaattccattcctttacttagatacGTGTGATTTGGGTATTGTTGGAAatggttagatattacttgttagatattactgtacggttggagctagacacacaagcattttgctacacccgcaataacatctgctaaacacgcgtatgtgacaaattaaatttgatttgatttgtacttGCAACACAAGGTTTACAGTCATCAGGTTAGGGTTGTGCTCAGGATAGTGTTGTGATTCCAGTGTTACTCACCAGATCCAAACACCTGTTTGATGAGGATCTCCTCTCTGGCCCCGCAGCTGACCGGCAGCTCACTGGACGACAGAGTGACTGCCCTCTGGACCGAGGTGGACACCGCCTGGACACCTGCTAAATGGTAATAGCACAGTAATAATGGTCAGTTTATAGTGATGATGTTGATAAATTTAGGCTGATATAAAATATTTTGTGCCTTCCCCAAATCATCACAGAATCACAAACAGAGAATGGAATATAAAACAGATTTGATGACCCTTTCCAGCAGGTATCTGAGAGACCACTGCAGCACCTTCACTTTTCTTCACCGACTTCACTTTGCCACCTGGAACAATGACACCAAAACATGTAGAATGAGCTTGGTTAAGAAACACTTGAGTTTTCATCGCAGCGCTagttgtgccaccagagactctgggttcacgcccaggctctgtcgcagccggccgcgaccgggaggtccgtggggtgacgcacaattggcctagcgtcgtccgggttagggagggtttggccggtagggatatccttgtctcatcgtgcaccagcgactcctgtggcgggccgggcgcagtgcgcgctaaccaaggtagccaggtgcacagtgtttcctccgacacattggtgcggctggcttccgggttggatgtgcgctgtgtttaagaagcagtgcggcttggctgggttcgGAGAACGCGtggctttcgacctttgtctctcccgagcccgtacgggagttatagcaatgagacaagatagtaattactaacaattggataccatgaaattggggagaaaagggggttaaaaaataaaataaaataaaataaagtaaagaAACACTTGAGTTTTGAGTATATTGTAGTACAACCTGTTGTCATATGGCTACGGAGTGCATTATAATGTGTATCTGGAACAATATCTTATATCACACCTAAACTGTTGTTACTTTTGCCGTGGTGCTGAGAGTGGTGAGAGTGATGAGGGTGTCTCTCCCCCAGGCCCCTCTTCCTGCTGTGGGACTCTCGAGACCCTCGTGGGGATCTCTTCCCCTGCTTGGTGCCCACCATCTCACTACCTGACAAAATGGAACACCACCCACAGaataaattataattataataaacttaaattcttgttaatctaaccacACTGTCCATTTCACAGTAACTTTTACAGTggaagaataccatgctattgaggcacaattatgaacttgaaaatatattaataaaccaattaggcacatttgtgcagtcttgatacaacattttgaacatataTGCAATGGTTAAtttgatcagtctaaaactttgcacatacactgcttccatctagtggccaaaatctaaattatgcctgggctggaataattcATTATGGCCTTTTTCTTGCATTTCAAAAATTATGGtcctaaaaaacaaacaaaaaacatgtttttttctttgtattatcttttaccagatctaatgtgttatattctcctacattaatttcacatttccacaaacttcaaagtgtttcctttaaaatggtgtcaagaatatgcatatccttgcttcaggtcctgagctacaggcagatttgttatgtcattttaggcgaaaactGAAAAAAGGGTTGGAACCTTAAGACGCTCCAATGTCACTTTAACTAAACTCCCTCACTTCAGGGACACAGCCTTTTAATCAACTGTTTTTCTCTGCCCAAAGTACCCCCTGAGGATAAACCAAGTACCCTCAGAGGTTCTAGTGAACACAGGATGAGAAACTGCTTAAGATGGGGTTACCAACCTGGTTGAATGCTGGTCAGGAGGGCCTGCAGTCTTGGGTAGCTGTGCTGGTTGTAGTCCTTGGCCAGGTTGGTCCAGAAGGCCTGGATGGTGGTCCTACTCTGCTCCAGGAGCCAGGAAAGCAGGGAGTACATGGCCTTGTGGatcccctctctgccctcccttTCCAGGGTATCCTATGGGTGGTCATAGCAAATTTTTATGATAATAATACTTTTTAGCAAACACTTTTATCCAaggcgacttacagtcatgcgggCATACATTTTTACTTGGGGCTCGTGCCAGGAATTGAGCCCACTATCCTGTGTTGcatgtgccatgctctaccagctgtCATTCAATGTTCCATGTACTGTAGAAAATGGTACAGAGTGAAATATAcacagattttttgttgttgttaatagATAAGAATAAGATTTAGATGATCTGCAATGTCTTCTCAGCACCCAGAACCAACTCAGTTAAGGCTGTTATGAGAGACAATCTACAAGGTGATGTATTGAAGAGAAAATATTATAATTGTACATGACGTCCGTGCAAGCTAATATTAGGAAATGCTCAAACTTTCTCCATAAGAGCTCTTACATCAATATGAAATATACCATTATTATTATATACTCCCCATAGCTCACCTTCAGAATTTGGTCGCTGATGATGCTGCGGTCCACCAACCCATAGAGCAGTGGGAAGGGATCATCAATCACCATGGAGATGTCCGTGCGGAATTCCTTGAGCTGGGAACGGGGGTCAGGATCCTCAAAAGCCTCGACTCTGGACATGGCTCACAGTTTAGTATGTGTGGTGTTCATTCATACAGTATATTCAAGTGGTCTAATGTTGTCTGGCTTTTATGTGTGGTGTGTTGCTGTTAAGTCGCACGGGCGAAGTGTAACAGGAGAATCTGAAATGATTGAAGTGACCTTTGGTTTGAGCCCTCAGTGTTGGAGGTGTGGCTAGTCCAGGTGAGGGTCACTTGGGTATGGGTATGTCCTCCATGGTTGCTCAAAAGTGTTTCTGGTTTCCTTTTtccagatgaacacacacacacacacacacacatttgaacgATTATTTAGAAAGTCCTCAGTTAAGCCACTGATGTCTGCTCTGCCACTCACCTCTCCAGGGTCCACATGTACATTAGTACTCTAACCGCCTTGCCTGTTTCCACCTGTCTCTCGGGGGGGGGGTAACTAAAGACCACCCTGCAGGGGAATACCTGATTCTAGTCTCACTAGAAAAGCCCAAACCCATGGGGACTGAGAGCCCAGATGAGTGGCAGTCTACACGTCACTGTGATACGAATCTATTAGAAGGTGCTTTCCACTTCAACTTCCCCCAAAATGTGTCATTGTTTGTCTGCTATGATCTCGGCCACAAGTATTAATCGTGAATGTGTGGTCATATTGATACTGTCACCGGATGGGTAACATTTGACATGTAATTACATAATTAATGGTTTATTTAATCATTTCTAAATGTGTTATAAACCATTCATAAACAGTGACTATTCCCCACAATGTGTTTTATTTACAACATTTCTATGCCATTTAAAAACTCTAAATGCTGTTTGGAGAACTGCAAAAAAACAAGCAAAAATGATCATTATCACCCTTGGATGCTGTAGCTTCCTTCACCTCAGGTGATCTACAGACACATGGCCTATTAGCTATACAATTACCCGCCACACATTAACTCACATGAACTCATCACTATAATCGAATATGTTCCCTGAGTGCCAGGTCACTAATGATTACTACAAGTTCAGATAGCTGGCTATCTTACATAggttaattgagtgactgtcaaaTGAGTGACATATGGAGGAAAACAACCCATTTTTGAAATTGCGTCTTCTACTTAGATGTTGCTGTTTTTtaatgcaaaaaataaataaaacagtctTATGTAGCTACGGCCACGACCTCAGATACTCTTATGATGAGAGCCACCAGAAGTATCTCCGCAAAGGCATACATTTCAATGTGTATTCTTTGGGCAAACAAAGTAATTGAGACTGAGGATGGACAAAAACTGGACCTCTGAAGGGAGATAATCCCCCGTGTGCTGACGAAAGGGACAGAGTCCTCATTGTGACCGTCACCAACTCGACGTCAAGCGACGCTGGAACATACTGGTGTGGCGCGAAACAATTTGGTGCGGCATAACTACATTGAAGTCAACTCTCGACGTCTCTAAAGGTACTGCAACACCTTTGTTTTCGCATCCTCAAGTACTTGTCACTCCCTCAACAGATTGCATTACACATTCCTAATCAGGCCTCTGCTTTTGGCCCGAAACCTAACTTGAGATCCCTTCCCATTACTCACTTTTCATTGACTCGATGCACAATTGGCGTGATTGTCAACATCCTGTATCTCAAGTTAAGGGGTTCCACCCTAAATGACGACGCAAAGGTGTTTTCTTGTCTTTTCCCCACGAGCACTGACTTagctggtttaaaaaaaaacttttgtcGATGGGAAAATGTGCTTGGTATGAGggtgttgttgtctcacctagctatcttaaaatgaatgcactaattgtaagtggctctggataagagagtctgctaaatgactaaaaataTCAAATGGAATTTCAGATATAACCTATTCACACTATTGTGCAAACAGTGCTGTGTTGACCAAGTCATTTTCTTTCCACATTGTCCTTTCAAGCACGATTCCAGCAACTGTGTTGGAGATGTAGCCAGGCCAGTGCACTACTGCTCGGGTTGACTCAGTAGTTTAAAAATTAGGTTCGGGGCCAATTCTGAATTGAGTTGTGAATTGCTCTTGAATTGCAATTCATTCTTGAATTTCAATTGAATTTCAATGTGCCACACCTTACTGCTCTCTAATTCCAACGAATTCTTGAATTTCAATTGAATTTCAATGTGCCGCACCTTACAGGTCTGCATTTTAAAGAAGTAGAGTAGTCTGGAAATATTCTAAGGTTCTTTTCTAGGTTCATAATAATTCATCATTCACTTTTGACAGACGAGACCATTTCCTCATGGGTAAGTGTGGATGGTTAGGAAAGTGAAGCCCTTTAATCTTTCATTTATTAATAATtaaacattattacattattcATACCAGTGAACAAGGACCACTTTTACAGAGGGACGTCATAACATACATATTACATTATTATATACAgtgcagtgcagtacagtagagctTAATGTGTATAACCAGGGGaaaggaggaaggaagagggaggagagggggagggggagggcttGTGAAATTCCATtggcttttttcttcttcttttaccACAGCACAGGTGTTCTATAAAAGTTGCCCATTGAGAGTGACATATTTTCACAGCTATAGTACTGTAAGTAAGGGTGAATCTATGGTAAATCAACGCCTGTGGGGAATATCAAATGGAACACATTGTTGATATGAGTATGCTATTATTATGCTATAAAACATTCTAAGTTAGTCGAGCCACTCCAGGGTTGTAGGTTTGAGATCAGCATGCATGCATGCTGCAGATATTCAGACAGGGCAGCCATCTTGGAAATGGACTTCCCCACTTTTCCCAATTTACGTGTCATTTTTGGTGCTTTCccttttatataaaaaaatacaaaacataacGGCGAAAAGAATTCGAGTTTCACTCCATTTCCTCCCTTTTTTCATTTTCTAaaacttttttttctcttttttttcctTCTCTGGCACTTACATATTGACAAAGTATACACTATTTTACAACTGAAGACTGAAATAACACTTGATTCGTCCAATCAGATATACGGTACACAGCCCATATCCAATCAGAAAAGTCAACTGGAAGCTAACCAGTAGGAAGCAACACAACAAGCCTATGGTGTGAAGGAAGCTGTCCGACAGCTCTGCATTAACACAAGCACCCACCCTCAGGGACAGTGGGTTCTGCTGGTTTGTCCAGCTTAATGTCAATCACTGGAAAGTATCCAATTAAGGAAAAACTTAGGGAATAGATAAAACATTATCTGCATATTATATTCTCAACAACAAAACGCTGGTCCAAAAGAGTCAACAGAGAGGACTATAATGCAACATAATagacactcctctctctctctctctctctctctctctctctctctctctctctctctctctctctctctctctctctctctctctttctctctctctctttctctctctctctcgcacacatcGTCTATCCTTCAACATGTTTCCCTAGGCACAGGGTGCTACACTGCTATACCGTCACTAGGGGGCATCCTCTACCCCTGTCCTATAGAATTCATACCAATCAACTACGTAATATTCCTGGTTCACTGCACTGAAGACGTCTGCCTATTTCTATTTGTTTCTTTGTGACAGTGCCAGCAACCACAATGAGTTAAACAATTTTTCTCTGCACTGAGTCTCTCTTTGCTGTTCTGGGCCTTGGTTGACAGATTGTTAAGTCACTCAGTGACTCTCTGTTCTAAAGGATACTGCCTTCAGGGTTCGCATCGTCCAAGCTCTCCATCCCAGGTAAGGCTGCTGCCACACGTCGAAACagctagagatagagagagggggggagaaagggggagagagacgaaGGAAAATACATTGAAAATACATAATACAATTAACAGAAAGCTACATCTTAAAAGGAATTTCCACTACGTAAATCTTACACACTATAAACAAATGGTTCTGTATAGTGCCAAAAACATAGTTATTTGGCTTGCAAACAcagcagaaccctttttggtgctatatgtaacctttatttgaaggttctataaagaactaTGCTCATCGGGTTATAATTGGAAACTTCAAGTTCCAcagagacatgtgactaacataaatggaataatgtgtccctaaacaggagggggggggggtcaaaatcaaaagaaacagtcagtatctggtgtggccaccagctgcattaagtactgcagttgtttggatttttacaaattatctttgaaagacagggtccttgAGTTTAGAACCATCATCTTTCCCTAAAAAACCCTTGAGGAACCCTActtttttgtgtgtattgttgagTGAGTCAAACCTGAAGCATGTAAAGTGCCTAATTAAGAAATTGAAAATGTTTATATGAAGAATCACCTGTTTGACATTGGTGCCTGTTTTGGCACTGGTTTCGATGAACATCACGTTCAGTTCTTTGGCTCTTTGTTCTCCCTCTTCGATAGTGATTTGTCTGTGGGAGAATCAGACCAAAGCACACATTCAGATGTTAAAGAGGAACTCTTGCTAGAAATCTTTAACAATGGTGTTAAACAATGGTGTTAAACAATTTGTGCATTAAATCAAATCAGGTAACTTATGTTCATCATTTCAATCCATATGCAATCCATTTTAAAGGACTTAAAAAGTCAAAATAAGGCAGACAAAAGACCCTGATAGGATT from Oncorhynchus masou masou isolate Uvic2021 chromosome 3, UVic_Omas_1.1, whole genome shotgun sequence includes these protein-coding regions:
- the aire gene encoding autoimmune regulator, with amino-acid sequence MSRVEAFEDPDPRSQLKEFRTDISMVIDDPFPLLYGLVDRSIISDQILKDTLEREGREGIHKAMYSLLSWLLEQSRTTIQAFWTNLAKDYNQHSYPRLQALLTSIQPGSEMVGTKQGKRSPRGSRESHSRKRGLGERHPHHSHHSQHHGKSGKVKSVKKSEGAAVVSQIPAGKGVQAVSTSVQRAVTLSSSELPVSCGAREEILIKQVFGSGSAKKCIKVGGEYYTSGPFDELTGGHKTKSANTKYHHKEESSTRVRDHNDDECTVCKDGGELICCDGCPRAYHLTCLDPPLTTIPSGTWRCQSCHSNKVRRERIYPVLPSQLTETSSSNSTIDFSFFSSLSSTSLSGVTTTKSGQCAGGEVVEVRETCGVCLLSGGDLTLCLQCLQKYHTYCHFPNGRSICSSCTRPWGSSTDREAESKGLQVLCVGLTPHTQEHSSLSEPILHKDELDSIMGEQSSIDGILQWAFHNISRPLSDTQGYFQ